ATTTTACAGAACGTAGTGAAGTAAATTCTTCCTTTTGTACCCCTTTACCATATAGGAAATTATTTTTAAAGAGTTATTCTAGCTTCTCGTGATTTAAAAATAAGGATATATGGTGTAAAAGGCATTTGAGCAAGATTAGAGATTCTTATTTGTTTTTGCAAAATATATGAAAGTTTCAAATTATTGTTCGAGGGTTCAGCGAGTTATAATTTAAAACCATATATTTTAAGCAAAAACAAGTTAGGATCTCTTATTGAAGCGAACTGCCTTTTTAACCATATATCCCTTTTTTAAATCACGGGTAGTATAACTTCCCCTTAAGTCGTAATTTTCTTATTCTGCATTTCTTTTTTTAGCTGCATTTACCATTGCCCTTACATTTTCCATAGGACTTTTAGTTCCTATACCACAAGCTGGTGATAATATATTTACTCCTAAATTCATGCAAGCATTAGCCAACTTTTCTACATCTTCTTTTGGACTATTTTGTATAGTTAATGTACTTACATTTCCCATTACAGCTTTATTCTCCACATTCTTAAGTACTTGAGTTACACTACTTATAGAATCAAAACTTACTACATCACTATGCAAATCATTTAATTCTTTGTATATACTTTTTAATCTTCCACAGATATGTACTATTGTTCCATCTGTGTAGTCCTTAAGTTCATCTATTATTCTGTTTATATAAGGTATAACAAATTCTTTAAATAATTTTGGTCCTAGTATTTCTCCTGTACCACTTGGATCTGATATAGTTATAACATTGGCACCTGCTAAAAGTTGAGCTTTTCCAAATTCTATTAAATTTTCTGTTACAAAATTCATAAATTCATGAGCTTCATCTTTTTTTCTAACCAATTCTTTATAAAAATACATAGGCTCCATTAAAGATGACGCTACACTTATAGGTCCTGTTAAATTCGCCATTATTGG
Above is a window of Clostridium sporogenes DNA encoding:
- a CDS encoding MtaA/CmuA family methyltransferase gives rise to the protein MLTPKERLNLALKNKKVDRPPCICPGGMMNMIIEELMDISGYKWPEAHTNPETMANLAIAMYEQGGFENFGVPFCMTIEAEAMGAKVDLGDKTTEPRVIEYPIESVADWKKLKRINLNDGREKVVLDAIKIIKDRNLPVPIMANLTGPISVASSLMEPMYFYKELVRKKDEAHEFMNFVTENLIEFGKAQLLAGANVITISDPSGTGEILGPKLFKEFVIPYINRIIDELKDYTDGTIVHICGRLKSIYKELNDLHSDVVSFDSISSVTQVLKNVENKAVMGNVSTLTIQNSPKEDVEKLANACMNLGVNILSPACGIGTKSPMENVRAMVNAAKKRNAE